The following is a genomic window from Rubeoparvulum massiliense.
TCTCATTCTGGGAGGTATTTTTACAGCGGGGTATGATGATAAAGTACGGAATCTTTAAGCCCTACAATTCATTTAAAAAATCACCTTAGTCTTCACGACTAAGGTGATTTATTTTGTAACGCGTATTTGTGAGCTATTGCTCACGATACTCATCTTTTAAAAGGGTCTTCTTACGTAGGAGATGACAGCCACATGCTTCTTGGTCATCATGAGTCTCTTTAAGAGCATTGAGAAGGATATTGGCAATGGTTTTAGCTTCCTTGTAGAAGATGTCGCTTAAATCTTTATGCTCCCATTCCTTGCGAATTCCTTCTGCAAAGTTGACTACCATGTCAATTCGCGCATAACAAGCACCGATTTCTCGAGCCAGATATACTTCAGGACACATGCTCTGCCCCACCATATCCACTAAGTCACGGCGAAATGCATCTACCTCTGCAACACTTTCAAAGTGGCGTCCATCGGTGTTCATATAGACACCTCGTTTAAACACATGACGATCACTTCCTGCTACTGCTTCTTTCGCTGCATGATATAAAGCTTCTACACCTGTAGGGCAGACAGGTTGACGCATCACAAGCAGATAGGAACCGCCTAAATCAATATCCGTACGTAAGGATCGATCAATATAATCATGAGGTATGACTAAATCTCTTAATTCTAGGAGATGATTAACACTCCCAACGCCACCCTCTGCATAGATCTTCTTTACGCCTGCTTGCTGCAAGACCCAAAACAATTGTTGCGATGCGACTCCCCGCTTAACTTCATTGGGACGCCAA
Proteins encoded in this region:
- a CDS encoding MTAP family purine nucleoside phosphorylase, which gives rise to MTILAADQIPKTPYAIIGGSSTLSLSFPEDLERDDTEVLASQLVFQTPYGPSPIFKYVQLDNKTFLTCKMHGWRPNEVKRGVASQQLFWVLQQAGVKKIYAEGGVGSVNHLLELRDLVIPHDYIDRSLRTDIDLGGSYLLVMRQPVCPTGVEALYHAAKEAVAGSDRHVFKRGVYMNTDGRHFESVAEVDAFRRDLVDMVGQSMCPEVYLAREIGACYARIDMVVNFAEGIRKEWEHKDLSDIFYKEAKTIANILLNALKETHDDQEACGCHLLRKKTLLKDEYREQ